DNA from Rhipicephalus microplus isolate Deutch F79 chromosome 5, USDA_Rmic, whole genome shotgun sequence:
GATGAAGTGCGACTGTCGATAGATGTGACAAAATAAATGCTAATAGGGGAgttgtgagttaatgagccaaatctTCCTTGAATAACGATAATGAAAATAAATTgagtattcatctagtgaaagtgacactagtgacagtgaattcataatAGTTGACTAGCGTTGTCACCGCCCGATgtatatttctattttttttatttatatttggcaaactatgagaaggtagcgtgcgttagagccggctatcccaacatcatggcAGCAGTGTACAAGATAAATAGTGCTTGGTTATACAGCCACACGTGgcagtttctatcttctagtaaccttgggcaaacgcattacaactattttttttatttttgaccaagtttcaccgcacgtttttgcatttggtgTCATTCCAAGCATTGAAGATATATCAGCAATATAATGAATGCAAGCAGTGCTGCAATGGACGAGTGGTTACAGCGCTCAGCTACGCTCTAGGAGGTTCTGGGTTCGATCCGCAGTGTCACCGAGCACTTTTtttaagaggttgcccggcctgagatCATGCATAGCAGCGAGTACTAATTTTTTTGAGAAAGTGGCTTTcactctttcttctttcactctccgtttgacccaaaagcgctatGACGTGCTCCTTCATAAATAACAGAactcagggttcataatttttcctttcatcctctcttatcgcaaaagtgcccagtgctgaaataccaaaatCATACCTCCTATATTACTTTTTACGTCTTTGAATATTCGACCAGCGATCAgtcgtcacggtgttttgaagaaaatgtccacgtgcagcgagctaattgcttgcggccaagttgactgcttttgtcgggacacattttcgtgctaatttggtgggcatcattacatgcagcaaggccaaagagcacggacagttagagaagACAGAAAcggagtgattagtttgtgtcttttcTCCCGCTATCTGTCTTGCTGCGCGATTCAGTGTAATGTCACTAACAATGATTAAAAATAACTATAGCaggtaatcgagttctgctgagagggtcccctattgtccagattggaacagaacaatgacaatttaatttgtgtcatagagagatactctgcttttggttactacaataaatgtttaaaccaaagtttatttttttattaacaacagtttcaGTACAGATgtaaggtgcatggacaaaattcgtgtattcagcttgactaggtttgtgacatCATAGTATTTGCCAACCGGCattacaatatgcataaatatcacacacatgtACAACAatgggtgatagcttgcttattccgATTAAAATTGATAtcttgaaatcgacatattcgacCCACCCCATGTGTACAAGATAtcccatgtagagtagctatgatATAAACTAATCTTCGCTGGTTGGTTCCATTTTACCCCGTTTCTTGCTCATGACTGTACGatggcaaatgaaacaactttttcgaatgcacatattttgtgtgCGGTTCCATTTATCTTTATGCCGTAAAAAACAAATTTAAACgtataatggctcagaagaaaaagaactagaaagaaATTCAGGTAAATCAGTACCAAACTTACCCATCAATGATAAACAAATTATcgtttaaaagatacatacatacatacatacatacatacatacatacatacatacatacatacatacatacatacatacatacatacatacatacatacatacatacatacatacatacatacatacatacatacatacatacatacatacatacatacatacatacatacatacatacatacatacatacactgaggTGTAAGTAATAGGATGAATGGCtacaaaacaacaattctaatacactcattttgaatatgcaGAAATGAACTTACAAGAGAAATCCaccagcactgttatgtctgaactcgGTGTTACTCGAACCATCtcggaaaagcttgatgcatagtttctgctgctgcccaatGACAAGCAGTTGTTtaaagaaacacaagaataaagcccttgaaaATGTCATGCTAAAAAAAGGGCTGTGCACCAATATttcgtacatgtctgcaatattactctgtttattcacatagcttggctcattcacaacacactaacaaagcatgttaggacacatGGCTGAAAAGCGGCACATCGCAAAGAAATTCTacacaatacatgaataatacaattctaagctactacgctccttggtgcaaacagtgtttatattgacaactGTAGGCCCTATTTCGTTCCCTGCAAACGCTCCTCtaaaagacttcaaagtttgcacatcaacacatttcccatacagctgtctgttagtctgcttgaaaaaaattcagttcacTGGTGGGTAAAAGCTGTACACtaattatgtgaggtgatgcCCAAGTGCACTGCATGTAGGTCTTGCTACATATATGGCAAGACTTGCAGTGGCATatatactatgccactgcaaagtaatggtgtgtcatttgcatgaaacagggaccacaatacaAAAACATAACATTTACCTTCCCACAGTTCAAAAAATGTCAATAAATTTCCATAGAATTTTCACAGCACATCTGAGGATAATAAGATTGGTTGTAAAGACATTGTTACTTCCACTaataaactattttaagatgccagcttcTATATTAGAGTATACCGGTACCTTTGTCGGGCTAAAcgattgtacaggcacctagaaaaagataagtaaatgcatgctacagctacatataaataaaaataaatacttttatttttagtctgagtagagctgcatagatgataagtcacttgcttTACATTACGAACAAACCTAtccaaggaaagtatacattgaaaaagttacacttacataGTAGAaacagataagtagactgttgaggacggacaggcagtggaataacaatacacaaacactaaaatctactgttaagacaTACTAGGAGTAGTTATAATACTCTTCCTTCCAAGTACAATaattcacatagattcacttccctgAGCTTATACACTCATTGCATCCTTGGTGCTATATCATTGAGTGtagactgaaggattacatcgactaagtacaagattaccgcatccaaggctttacttcttgtactacaaagaatgcaaacaccgtTACCATTgtcgaccatggatgctgtgatttatgaCAGGTAAATGCAGAGACACGCACGCACTTAACACGTATggtaaaaacttcagctcaaaaatctTTACCCagtaacactacagcagcctttaaattagtgtcacagtttggtatcttccatgcaaaatatACATAATTTGAAATGCAaacaaaggaactgctgaataatgcactgctaagaattAAGCGGCAGCTGCACAGATTGTTACTACGTAAacaattcaaactgctcctgacgtcacaatgtgctctttctgcttttgtaaactttgagcaggagaacagtcactggcagcccctttatacttgttggtcttctgtgctctgttcttgatacactgtacatgaccgtggagcaccggatcccttgttactgctggaacttcgaaaaatacagatcattgtcacaaccatgctacatgcaagagtgtagagTTGTTAACTATGTGCTCATACTCACAGATGTATTTtaagaagccaatgacaagcctcaacacacacacaaacagtgaagactgaaaatatattttattatgatacaagaacAAAACTATAATGTTACATATGagggcatgaaacttctgccaggcataaaaagccatagagttttttttcttttttgacttTACACAAGGTgtgagaagcagaccacaaataagttcagtaagaaacacaagttagactgcattacaacaccacagccaatgttcataactttaaggctgtctaacatagccagctcaccatactgcgtataggagcaaatgggcagtctagaagacacaaagcacttgtggattatgagtgtgcttgtgtctgacatctattattataaaagaagaaaacttttcaaaaatgcacttcatcaggggaaataatcggCGTGAGAGGTTCTTTATTGGGGAAAGTGAAGACAAAAGCACGGAGCTGTTACTGTCTTTCAATACGAAGTCACCGACACGGCTCCGCGCGGAGGAAGGGGGAATGGGAcgtaaagattgaggaggaaaggATAGGAGGGGAAGGACATAGAGGACTGTCTCGgaccacggccggactcgacacTCCTTCCGCACGGTCCTTACGGCCTTCTAAATACCGGCGCCGCGCGTAAATTTTTTTCTGACGCGTAGTGCGGCGGCTAACCGCACGAGGGCAGCACCACCTCACTGTAAGCTCCGCCGGCTCCCCGCGTCACCGACTGCGACTTTTCTTGACTGCGTTCGATGACCTCGGGTAAACAATGCATCAGACACGCTCAGGCACGCTAACTGCACTAGCGTAGCCATGGTTTATTGTTGCGTGCCGCTGTGTAAGACACAGCAAGGGAAGACACCGGGTGTGTCGTACCACCGATTTCCTAGTGATGAGGAACTATGTTCGAAGTGGAGGAAAAATGTATCACGTGAAAACCTCGTCATCAATGACAAGTCCGCATCGACTGTAGTGTGCAGCAAACACTTCACGGAAAATGACTATGTTCCCGGATATCGTATCCGGAAACTGCGTCCAGGAGCCGTACCCTTGGTCTTCGATCAGTATCCTTCGTATATGGTCCCGGCTCAAAGATGCCGCGTAAAGAACCTGCAGCGCGTGGCCCCTCGGCCACCTCGGCTCCTCGACAGCCGACGAAACCGAAAGCGGAGTCACCGCCGTCTACCTACGGGGAGTAGATACATCGTGAAGCTCGTCAGTGAGTTTGATTGTGATGCTTGTGTTACGATGCTGACAACCTACGAACAAAGCTGATCTTTTGTATGTTCTTTTGCACAGCCAGGACAAAAGTGCACTCCACTACCCAAACCGTATGTTTTTGACACTGTTGGACAGCATTGTTACTTTCTTTGAAAAAGCTGCTAGAAACTTCCGCGTACAAAAGTGCATGAAGTGCTGGAACTTCTGGTTACCCCACACCTCGAACAATCACCCGTCCTCCTCTGCCCAGAGGGTGTAGACATCAGCCACGCAAGGCGCCCAGCTCGTTTAATTGCGGACTAATTCATCAGACTTCTTCTCGTTAACTACACCAATATGGTGAGCGATAGAAATGAAAAACCACTTGCGTATGTGCACAAGCCGTCTAGAAAATATTTCAGACTGTGATGAGTATGTCATGGAAGTTCATTTTATTCGTACCATGCATTTGTGTTTGTGTTAATTTGTATTGCTAGCATGGGTTTGAAAGAAAAAGGTATTTGTGCTCACCTCgcacaaaaattgtttttttatttaagttctagtccaccttacgacaaaataaatattgctttttctctctgaattttgTGCGCTGTAATGGATTACTGTTGCTTGTGACAACACGCGTGTGCGAAAATCCCGGAAAGCTGACGGAATGGTTGCGACTGGGTAAGCGGTGCTCTCAGAGGTCGACTATACCATTTTAACCTCATCACATGCAACGACCGAGCTGTATTGTGTGGATAAAACGTTCATCTTCAAGAATTCAGGCGCTGCAGTTGGTTCTGTTCCTCGTACTCAGCGCTGTTATGATGGCCATAGCGCTGTGGCGTGCACACTGCGCCCGTGAACGCGCTTGGgagggtggatggatggatggatggatggatggatggatggatggatggatggatggatggatggatggatggatggatggatattctgtaccctttaaattgggcggtggctagcgccaccaagctgtaatacttaatgaacccaaaactatatttatttttttttctcttaaaaagtgagtttgaggattcgttctttgcagtgaagagtttaattttcactcgtgccttgactttagccaccaatcagataacctccttctagtcaagTCTAAttgcttaaagtctactttgccctcccggtccctaaattccagtgctttgaaaaactctgcgccatcatcctgaactatagggtgaagccctttacagaacattatcaagtgttcggcagtttcttcttcctctccacacgcactgaacTGTGTCTACAACTTC
Protein-coding regions in this window:
- the LOC142817428 gene encoding uncharacterized protein LOC142817428, which gives rise to MWPGSMHGSLIWKDCGLLGSFEGTKLPNGWLQGRSISIQQETGINNNVPAVTRDPVLHGHVQCIKNRAQKTNKYKGAASDCSPAQSLQKQKEHIVTSGAV